A region from the Beduinella massiliensis genome encodes:
- a CDS encoding sugar phosphate isomerase/epimerase family protein, which translates to MDAFELVRRADAQGFRLLQIGDNIALDGWSQERLQSLGKTAQRYEVELEVGMRGLTYLHALQYIQIAQCLHARLLRVVVDAAGYEPDPQQIVTILQQLTEPLEQADVVLAIENHDRLSAGVLAEIICAVGHARVGICLDTANSFGAGEDVGTVLPILMPYAVNVHLKDFAIQRLAHKQGFLLEGRPLGKGMLPVQQVLEQKRTFCPEANLILELWTPPEVRVEETIQKEAAWALESMRFIKKMALDRAALFQAVERS; encoded by the coding sequence ATGGACGCATTTGAGTTGGTTCGCAGAGCCGACGCACAGGGATTTCGGTTATTGCAGATCGGAGACAACATAGCGCTTGACGGTTGGAGTCAGGAGAGGCTTCAAAGCCTGGGAAAGACGGCACAGCGCTATGAGGTGGAGCTTGAAGTGGGCATGAGGGGGCTGACGTATTTACACGCCCTTCAATACATTCAAATTGCGCAATGCCTGCATGCACGGCTACTGCGCGTTGTGGTAGATGCGGCTGGCTATGAGCCCGATCCGCAACAGATCGTTACGATTCTGCAGCAACTGACGGAGCCTTTGGAGCAAGCGGATGTTGTGCTTGCGATTGAAAACCACGACAGGCTTTCCGCCGGCGTATTAGCGGAGATCATCTGCGCGGTCGGCCATGCACGGGTCGGCATCTGCTTGGACACGGCAAATTCGTTTGGCGCTGGCGAAGACGTTGGAACGGTACTTCCGATCCTGATGCCATACGCCGTGAACGTACATCTTAAAGATTTTGCCATTCAGCGGCTTGCGCATAAGCAGGGCTTTCTGCTGGAAGGAAGGCCGCTTGGTAAAGGCATGTTGCCTGTGCAGCAAGTATTAGAGCAAAAGAGGACATTTTGTCCGGAGGCGAACCTGATTTTGGAATTGTGGACGCCACCGGAGGTACGTGTTGAAGAAACGATACAAAAAGAGGCTGCCTGGGCCTTGGAAAGCATGCGCTTTATTAAAAAGATGGCGCTTGATCGGGCTGCGCTGTTTCAAGCTGTCGAACGTTCATGA
- a CDS encoding helix-turn-helix domain-containing protein, with translation MTDQIQAVQRMQDYIGEHLNEDITLSQLARVSLFSPWYSYRLFRSHTGLTPAEYVRRLRLSRSALRLRDEGCRIIDVAFDLGFGSVDGYQRAFRRAFGCNPGEYAARPIPIPLFTPYGVQYVSLRKERKEVEEVKTVFVQLIEKPARRAVIRRGVSAADYFAYCEEVGCDVWGLLTSMKSLDGEPVSLWLPESLRAPGTSEYVQGVEVACTEEASPPAGFDVIDLPAQQYLMFRGEPFAEEDYSTAIVEVQRAIERYDPGVLGLAWATDESPRVQLEPVGTRGYIELWPVKRARI, from the coding sequence ATGACGGATCAGATACAGGCCGTGCAGCGCATGCAGGATTACATCGGGGAGCACCTGAACGAAGACATCACGCTTTCGCAGCTCGCACGCGTTTCCCTGTTTTCGCCGTGGTATTCCTATCGCCTGTTTCGCAGCCATACAGGGCTCACGCCCGCGGAGTACGTGCGCCGCCTGCGGCTCTCGCGCTCTGCCCTGCGGCTTCGGGACGAGGGCTGCCGGATCATCGACGTCGCGTTTGACCTCGGGTTTGGCAGCGTGGACGGCTATCAGCGTGCGTTCCGGCGCGCGTTCGGCTGCAACCCAGGCGAATACGCCGCGCGTCCGATCCCGATCCCGCTGTTCACCCCCTACGGCGTCCAATATGTATCGCTGAGAAAGGAGCGGAAAGAAGTGGAAGAGGTAAAAACCGTCTTCGTTCAACTGATCGAAAAGCCCGCGCGGCGGGCCGTGATCCGGCGCGGCGTCAGCGCCGCCGACTACTTTGCCTACTGTGAGGAGGTCGGCTGCGACGTCTGGGGGCTGCTTACGAGCATGAAGTCCCTTGACGGCGAGCCCGTCAGCCTGTGGCTGCCGGAAAGCCTGCGCGCGCCGGGCACGTCCGAGTACGTGCAGGGCGTCGAGGTGGCATGCACGGAGGAAGCGTCCCCACCGGCGGGCTTTGACGTCATCGACCTGCCCGCCCAGCAGTACCTGATGTTCCGCGGCGAGCCGTTCGCGGAGGAGGACTACTCCACGGCCATCGTGGAGGTGCAGCGCGCGATCGAGCGCTACGATCCCGGTGTGCTGGGCCTCGCCTGGGCCACGGACGAGAGCCCCCGCGTCCAGCTCGAGCCCGTCGGCACGCGCGGCTACATCGAGCTTTGGCCGGTGAAGCGCGCGCGCATCTGA
- a CDS encoding cupin domain-containing protein, translating to MKIMNAWEEPGVTVAAPYQRNIKVLFAPDRNDVPELTFSHAIIYPHQQTDYHRHDRPELIYVVSGRGVSLCEGAETPVQADTALWIEAGEMHQMINLGDETMKLATVFIPAYTAEENYARCCKAAEAAAK from the coding sequence ATGAAAATCATGAATGCCTGGGAAGAACCCGGTGTGACGGTGGCTGCACCGTATCAGCGCAATATCAAGGTGCTTTTTGCACCGGATCGAAATGACGTGCCCGAACTGACGTTCAGCCATGCCATCATATATCCGCATCAACAGACAGACTATCACAGGCACGATCGCCCGGAGCTCATTTATGTCGTGTCTGGCCGAGGCGTTTCCCTTTGCGAAGGAGCTGAAACGCCGGTGCAGGCAGATACCGCCCTGTGGATTGAGGCGGGAGAAATGCACCAGATGATTAATCTTGGCGACGAGACGATGAAGCTGGCGACGGTTTTTATACCGGCTTATACGGCGGAAGAAAACTATGCACGCTGCTGTAAAGCGGCCGAAGCGGCGGCTAAATGA
- a CDS encoding glycosyltransferase family 2 protein has translation MEAPFISLVLPVRNEEKYIRACAESLFLQDYPKERMEVLFVDGCSTDRTVEILESMRAEHPLLRVLQNPNRTVPYAMNVGILESRGEYIVRMDAHAEYARDYVSGCIRALQSVACDNAGGVCVTRGRGYMGEAIAGALSTPFGVGNSMFRLDVRSGYVDTVPFGAFRRDLFDRIGLYDERLTRNQDNELNYRIRKNGGKIYLDQNIRCTYYCRDTLRGIMKMGFQNGMWNVVTLFLCPGSMGVRHFVPLCFVLSTLVLLALSLLLGPQVFGVLLALEWFAYLSLDAFYSYTVAQRLGMKYLPVLPVIFPAFHIAYGLGSLRGVFALPRFLGGKRGKK, from the coding sequence ATGGAGGCACCCTTTATATCGCTCGTCTTGCCCGTGCGCAACGAGGAAAAGTACATACGCGCGTGCGCCGAATCGCTCTTTTTGCAGGATTACCCGAAGGAGCGGATGGAGGTGCTCTTTGTCGACGGCTGCTCCACGGACCGGACGGTGGAAATTCTGGAGTCCATGCGCGCGGAACATCCGCTGCTGCGCGTGCTTCAAAACCCGAACCGCACCGTGCCCTACGCCATGAACGTCGGCATCCTCGAAAGCCGGGGCGAGTACATCGTGCGCATGGACGCGCACGCGGAGTACGCACGCGACTACGTCTCCGGCTGCATCCGCGCGCTGCAAAGCGTGGCGTGCGACAACGCGGGCGGCGTGTGCGTGACGCGCGGGCGCGGCTACATGGGCGAGGCCATCGCGGGCGCGCTGTCCACGCCGTTCGGCGTGGGCAACTCCATGTTTCGGCTGGACGTGCGCAGCGGCTACGTGGATACCGTGCCCTTCGGCGCGTTCCGGCGCGACCTGTTCGACCGCATCGGGCTGTACGACGAGCGGCTGACGCGCAACCAGGACAACGAGCTCAACTACCGCATCCGCAAAAACGGGGGCAAGATCTACCTCGACCAGAACATCCGCTGCACGTATTACTGCCGCGACACGCTGCGCGGCATCATGAAGATGGGCTTTCAAAACGGCATGTGGAACGTCGTCACCCTGTTCCTGTGCCCGGGATCGATGGGCGTGCGCCACTTCGTGCCGCTGTGCTTCGTGCTCTCCACGCTCGTGCTGCTGGCGCTTTCCCTGCTCCTGGGGCCGCAGGTGTTCGGCGTGCTGCTCGCTCTGGAGTGGTTCGCGTACCTTTCGCTGGACGCCTTTTACAGCTACACCGTCGCGCAGCGCCTGGGCATGAAGTACCTGCCCGTGCTGCCGGTGATCTTTCCGGCCTTTCACATCGCCTACGGCCTGGGCTCGCTGCGCGGCGTCTTCGCCCTCCCGCGCTTTCTGGGCGGAAAGCGGGGGAAGAAATGA
- a CDS encoding glycosyltransferase translates to MKILHICCNYADTKVFKSLFSHLAAQGVAQSVYVPEKRAGDMGKNLPEDGAYPVRYSLIVRPMDRLLYFTKARRALPDLLEKMDLADVTLVHAHTLFTDGGIAYRLHQRTGLPFVVTLRFSDIEYFFKYEPHLRPYALRMLRAASRVLFLSPVHRDRVLSRYVPAGDREAILKKSAVVPNGIEEAWLTGRPHALPEGRLRIAFAGKLTARKQPERAMAAAELLAQRLPGRRVTVHLAGDGELREKLSLSPSVRTGRAELLGRVEGMQALQSFYDGCDLLLVPSTAETFGMVYLEAMSRGLPVLYTRGQGFDGQFPEGDVGFHVDAGDVSDMADKAAACLKGYEARSARCVERARSLAWPRVAERMRDIYREAGA, encoded by the coding sequence ATGAAGATTCTGCACATCTGCTGCAACTACGCGGACACGAAGGTGTTCAAAAGCCTTTTCTCCCACCTCGCGGCGCAGGGCGTCGCGCAGAGCGTCTACGTGCCCGAAAAGCGGGCGGGGGACATGGGCAAGAATCTGCCGGAGGACGGCGCGTATCCCGTCCGATACAGCCTGATCGTCCGCCCGATGGACAGGCTGCTCTACTTCACCAAGGCGCGCCGCGCCCTGCCCGACCTGCTTGAAAAGATGGATCTTGCGGACGTGACGCTCGTGCACGCGCACACGCTGTTCACGGACGGGGGCATCGCCTACCGCCTGCACCAGCGCACGGGCCTTCCGTTCGTCGTGACGCTGCGCTTTTCGGACATCGAATACTTCTTTAAGTACGAACCGCACCTGCGCCCCTACGCGCTGCGGATGCTGCGCGCTGCGAGCCGGGTGCTCTTCCTCTCGCCGGTGCATCGGGACAGGGTGCTCTCGCGCTACGTGCCCGCGGGGGATCGGGAGGCGATCCTGAAAAAGTCCGCGGTCGTGCCCAACGGCATCGAGGAGGCGTGGCTCACCGGCCGCCCGCACGCGCTGCCGGAGGGGCGCCTTCGGATCGCCTTCGCGGGGAAGCTGACGGCGCGCAAGCAGCCGGAGCGCGCGATGGCGGCGGCGGAGCTGCTCGCCCAGCGCCTGCCGGGACGCAGGGTCACGGTGCACCTCGCGGGGGACGGCGAGCTGCGGGAAAAGCTCTCGCTGTCCCCGTCGGTGCGGACGGGCCGCGCGGAGCTGCTCGGCCGCGTAGAAGGGATGCAGGCGCTTCAATCGTTCTATGACGGGTGCGACCTGCTGCTCGTCCCCTCCACGGCGGAGACGTTCGGCATGGTCTATCTGGAGGCGATGAGCCGGGGGCTGCCCGTGCTGTACACGCGCGGGCAGGGATTTGACGGCCAGTTTCCGGAGGGCGACGTGGGCTTTCACGTGGACGCCGGCGACGTTTCGGACATGGCGGACAAGGCGGCCGCGTGCCTGAAGGGGTACGAGGCACGAAGCGCCCGGTGCGTCGAGCGCGCGCGCAGCCTCGCCTGGCCGCGCGTGGCCGAAAGGATGCGGGACATCTACAGGGAGGCGGGCGCATGA
- a CDS encoding glycerophosphodiester phosphodiesterase family protein — MSAKVWGHRGASGYAPENTLEAFALAASQGADGVELDVHLTKDGELVVTHDEEISRVSNGSGFVRDHTLSALKALRFNRTHPEYADARIPTLREVYELLLPLGLTVNVELKNSSFLYPGMEEACIDLAARMGMTDRVLYSSFNHYSLRRVMEIDPSLPCGLLYSATLIDPWDYAAALGAKALHPHHSALLYEDSCEAAHRRGIRVHPWTVNSEADMRLCLQRGADAIITNYPDVARRVANGD, encoded by the coding sequence ATGTCTGCTAAGGTCTGGGGCCATCGGGGCGCGAGCGGCTACGCGCCGGAAAACACGCTGGAGGCGTTCGCGCTTGCGGCCAGCCAGGGCGCGGACGGCGTGGAGCTGGACGTGCACCTCACAAAGGACGGCGAGCTCGTCGTCACGCACGACGAGGAGATCAGCCGCGTCTCAAACGGCAGCGGGTTCGTGCGCGACCACACATTGAGCGCGCTCAAAGCGCTCCGCTTCAACAGGACGCATCCCGAGTACGCGGACGCGCGCATCCCGACGCTGCGCGAGGTGTACGAGCTGCTCCTGCCGCTGGGGCTCACGGTCAACGTGGAGCTCAAGAACAGCAGTTTCCTCTACCCCGGCATGGAGGAAGCCTGCATCGACCTGGCCGCGCGGATGGGCATGACGGACCGGGTGCTCTACTCCTCCTTCAACCATTACAGCCTGCGCCGCGTGATGGAGATCGACCCGTCGCTGCCCTGCGGCCTGCTCTACAGCGCCACGCTGATCGACCCCTGGGACTACGCAGCCGCGCTCGGCGCGAAAGCGCTGCACCCGCACCACAGCGCGCTTCTTTACGAGGATTCCTGCGAGGCGGCGCACCGGCGCGGCATCCGGGTGCACCCCTGGACCGTCAACAGCGAGGCGGACATGCGCCTTTGCCTTCAGCGCGGGGCGGACGCGATCATCACCAACTACCCGGACGTGGCCAGGCGCGTCGCAAACGGCGATTGA